A DNA window from Megalobrama amblycephala isolate DHTTF-2021 linkage group LG11, ASM1881202v1, whole genome shotgun sequence contains the following coding sequences:
- the nsl1 gene encoding kinetochore-associated protein NSL1 homolog — MEDERASGADFRVNVKSKKIVRDQLEKYKDLFKKLLDGQCHISQEDKDKLLQEMVVNFEFTVQENIVIGGLSWDEASEEYCEDYESTVNDILDEKIVETACKRSSYPKQIRNQVVRSLRAERKLLGLYEQAVKPQDIKPDPAHDTIIRNVSAAAPTMFKQASTVMKSLKSLKQAAEGLRQVLDMQPSAETVEVYREVLGSSVRDVCLDLHHRLPSSIKRAASDSEYSADYVPAPKIIQKTDANVI, encoded by the exons ATGGAGGACGAACGTGCGAGCGGGGCGGATTTTAGAGTAAATGTCAAGTCGAAAAAAATTGTTCGTGATCAGCTTGAAAAGTataaagacttatttaaaaAGTTGCTCGATGGCCAGTGCCATATTTCTCAGGAAGATAAAGACAAACTGTTGCAAGAAATGGTTGTG aattttgagttcacagtACAAGAGAATATAGTTATTGGTGGCTTGTCATGGGACGAGGCGTcagaggaatattgtgaag aTTATGAGAGCACAGTAAATGACATTCTGGATGAGAAGATTGTAGAGACCGCCTGCAAACGCAGTTCTTACCCAAAACAAATACGCAACCAGGTTGTGCGATCGTTAAGAGCAGAGAGGAAACTTCTG GGTTTGTATGAACAGGCAGTGAAGCCACAAGACATAAAGCCGGACCCAGCTCATG ACACCATCATCAGAAATGTATCAGCTGCTGCACCAACAATGTTCAAACAAGCCAGTACGGTTATGAAG TCTCTGAAAAGTCTAAAGCAGGCAGCTGAGGGCTTGCGTCAGGTTCTTGACATGCAGCCTTCAGCGGAGACGGTGGAAGTCTACAGAGAAGTGCTCGGCAGCTCAGTTAGAGATGTCTGTCTAGACCTTCACCACCGACTTCCTTCTAGCATCAAAAGAGCTGCTTCTGATTCAGAATACAGTGCAGACTATGTTCCTGCTCCAAAAATCATCCAAAAGACTGATgcaaatgtaatttaa
- the atf3 gene encoding cyclic AMP-dependent transcription factor ATF-3: MMLQHPGLGPFEISASALVPCLSPPGSLTLDDFTNFTPIVKEELRYAIQNKRMSNGMSTLTSDRACMNSERPTEQPAMKREANPEESERKKRRRERNKIAAAKCRNKKKEKTDHLQKESEKLESINAELKAQIEELKNQKQQLVYMLNLHRPTCIVRAQNGQTPEDERKLFIQQIKETTLQGLNLTTSGPTHTAIPTSCGHL; encoded by the exons ATGATGCTTCAGCATCCTGGTTTGGGTCCCTTTGAGATCAGTGCATCAGCTTTGGTTCCCTGCCTCTCCCCGCCCGGCTCACTCACATTGGACGACTTCACCAACTTCACTCCAATAGTGAAAGAGGAGCTGCGCTACGCCATCCAGAACAAACGCATGTCCAACGGCATGAGCACCTTGACCTCTGATAGAGCGTGTATGAACAGCGAACGACCCACTGAACAACCTGCAATGAAGCGAGAG GCCAATCCAGAGGAAAGTGAACGGAAAAAAAGAAGGAGGGAAAGAAACAAAATCGCAGCAGCAAAATGCCGAAACAAGAAAAAGGAGAAAACTGACCATTTACAAAAG gaGTCAGAGAAGTTGGAGTCCATCAATGCCGAGTTGAAAGCCCAGATTGAAGAGCTGAAGAACCAAAAACAGCAGCTAGTTTACATGCTCAACCTGCACAGGCCCACCTGTATTGTCCGTGCTCAGAACGGCCAGACCCCTGAAGATGAGAGGAAGCTCTTCATCCAGCAAATCAAAGAGACCACCCTGCAGGGTCTGAATCTTACCACAAGTGGACCAACACACACCGCGATACCAACTAGCTGTGGGCATCTCTGA
- the batf3 gene encoding basic leucine zipper transcriptional factor ATF-like 3 has translation MSLFNATSNFTRSDAPALRLFRKSESSDDDEKRLKRREKNRVAAQRSRKRQTQRADELHEAYECLEQENSLLRKEVQLLIEEQQRLTDALKAHEPLCPVLNCGMTSTTRSTGTVPQDIHI, from the exons ATGTCACTTTTCAATGCGACAAGTAACTTTACTCGAAGTGATGCTCCAGCTTTACGGTTGTTTCGAAAGAGTGAG AGCTCTGATGATGATGAGAAAAGGTTGAAAAGAAGAGAAAAGAACCGAGTTGCTGCCCAGAGGAGCCGCAAAAGACAAACCCAGAGAGCTGACGAGTTGCACGAG GCGTATGAGTGTCTGGAACAGGAGAACAGCCTGCTGAGGAAGGAAGTCCAGCTTTTGATAGAGGAACAGCAACGCTTAACAGATGCCCTCAAAGCCCATGAGCCTTTGTGCCCTGTCTTGAACTGTGGTATGACCTCAACAACAAGGTCCACAGGGACAGTGCCACAAGACATTCACATCTGA